Proteins encoded in a region of the Phoenix dactylifera cultivar Barhee BC4 chromosome 3, palm_55x_up_171113_PBpolish2nd_filt_p, whole genome shotgun sequence genome:
- the LOC103714363 gene encoding zinc transporter 8-like: MRPLALLFFLSLLLLPLFAVAGDCECSPDDEGRNKSKARPLKIAAFFSILICGAIGVCLPILSKSIPALSPENDIFFVIKAFAAGVILATGFIHILPDAFENLTSPCLSDDPWGKFPFAGFGAMIGALGTLMVDTLATSYFSRSARAVNDEANKGDAEMNRPAGDAVIHVHATHGHAHGPAVDGSDKLVRHRVISQVLELGIVVHSVIIGISLGASDSPSTIRPLVAALSFHQFFEGMGLGGCIAQAKFKTMSVATMILFFSLTTPVGIAIGFGISSVYNENSPTALIVEGILNSVAAGILIYMALVDLLAEDFMNPRVQSKGKLQFAINVSLLIGAGLMSLLAKWA; the protein is encoded by the exons ATGAGACccctagcccttctcttcttcctctccctcctcctcttgcCGCTTTTCGCCGTCGCCGGAGACTGCGAGTGCTCCCCCGATGACGAGGGCCGCAACAAATCCAAAGCCCGGCCGCTCAAAATCGCCGCCTTCTTCTCCATCCTCATCTgcggcgccatcggcgtctgcCTCCCGATCTTGAGCAAATCCATCCCCGCTCTCAGTCCGGAGAACGATATCTTTTTCGTGATCAAAGCCTTCGCCGCCGGCGTCATACTCGCCACGGGCTTCATCCACATACTTCCGGACGCTTTCGAAAACCTGACCTCCCCGTGCCTCAGTGACGACCCATGGGGGAAGTTTCCGTTCGCCGGATTCGGTGCCATGATTGGTGCCCTCGGGACGCTGATGGTGGATACTCTGGCGACGAGCTATTTTAGCCGGTCGGCGAGGGCGGTGAACGATGAGGCTAACAAAGGGGATGCGGAGATGAATCGCCCCGCGGGAGATGCTGTGATCCACGTCCACGCCACCCACGGGCATGCTCATGGCCCCGCCGTCGATGGCTCCGATAAGCTCGTGCGCCATCGCGTCATCTCCCAG GTACTGGAGTTGGGCATCGTGGTCCATTCGGTGATAATTGGGATATCTCTTGGTGCATCAGATAGTCCCTCTACCATAAGGCCCCTGGTAGCTGCTTTGAGCTTTCATCAGTTCTTCGAGGGCATGGGGCTTGGGGGATGTATTGCTCAG GCAAAATTTAaaaccatgtcagtggcaacgaTGATACTCTTCTTCTCGCTCACCACTCCTGTTGGAATAGCAATAGGTTTTGGAATATCATCTGTTTACAATGAGAACAGTCCTACTGCTTTAATTGTCGAAGGCATTCTCAATTCAGTAGCCGCAGGAATTTTGATCTACATGGCTCTTGTTGACCTTCTAGCTGAAGATTTTATGAACCCAAGGGTACAGAGCAAGGGAAAGCTACAATTTGCGATAAATGTCTCATTGCTTATAGGAGCAGGCTTAATGTCTCTTCTTGCTAAATGGGCTTAG
- the LOC103714404 gene encoding abscisic acid receptor PYL4, whose translation MPHPAPRPSPLQYRVSGRPEGSGAASSQRCTSHDVPDAVARHHEHFVGPHQCCSMVVQTIAAPVATVWSVVRRFDQPQVYKRFLKSCNVLDGDGDVGTLREVRVVSGLPAVTSRERLEILDDERHVLSFRVIGGEHRLNNYRSVTTLHPAPSPPPAAADHTVVVESYVVDIPDGNTRDDTRVFVDTIVRLNLRSLARTSENLANNGGAPA comes from the coding sequence ATGCCTCACCCCGCTCCCAGGCCCTCCCCCCTGCAGTACCGCGTCAGCGGTCGGCCGGAGGGAAGCGGCGCCGCCTCCTCCCAGCGGTGCACCTCTCACGACGTCCCGGACGCGGTGGCGCGTCACCACGAGCACTTCGTGGGCCCCCACCAATGCTGCTCGATGGTGGTGCAGACCATCGCCGCCCCCGTCGCCACCGTCTGGTCGGTGGTCCGCCGCTTCGACCAGCCCCAGGTCTACAAGCGCTTCCTCAAGAGCTGCAACGTCCTCGACGGTGACGGCGACGTCGGCACCCTCCGCGAGGTCCGCGTCGTCTCTGGCCTCCCGGCGGTCACCAGCCGCGAGCGCCTCGAGATCCTCGACGACGAGCGCCACGTCCTCAGCTTCCGGGTCATCGGCGGCGAGCACCGCCTCAACAACTACCGCTCCGTCACCACCCTCCACCCCGCGCCTTCGCCGCCACCCGCCGCCGCCGACCACACGGTGGTCGTCGAGTCCTACGTTGTCGACATCCCCGACGGCAACACGAGGGACGACACGCGCGTCTTCGTCGACACCATCGTCCGTCTCAACCTCCGGTCGCTGGCCCGTACCTCCGAGAACCTGGCCAACAACGGAGGGGCACCGGCGTAA
- the LOC103714364 gene encoding protein trichome birefringence-like 33, with product MKSSSSSSSSSSSHRKCPFSSYLITFSFIIFVAILYGEDFSCILRQHFLQSQQLEDFEQQQQQNIPKPKEKDEVVPFAVGETARGCNIFEGEWVYDEERRPQYEEKECPYIQPQLTCLVHGRPDTGYQHWRWQPHGCSLPSFNATLMLEMLRGKRMMFVGDSLNRGQYVSLICLLHRIIPESAKSMETFDSLTVFKAKDYNASIEFYWAPFLVESNSDNAVIHRVADRIVRTGSINKHAQHWKGVDILVFNSYLWWMTGMKMKILRGSFEGDMKEILEMETEDAYRLALKRMVKWVEKNIDTHKNRVFFTSMSPTHTTSKEWGGEPDGNCYNQTTPIKDPTYWGSSSSKGIMQVIKEVFSKAKVPITLINITQLSEYRKDAHTQIYKKQWSPLTPEQLANPKSYADCVHWCLPGLQDTWNELLYAKLFFP from the exons ATgaagtcctcctcctcctcctcctcctcctcctcctcccataGAAAGTGCCCCTTCTCCTCCTATCTCATCACCTTCTCCTTCATCATCTTTGTGGCCATCCTTTATGGCGAGGACTTCAGCTGCATCCTTCGCCAGCATTTCCTTCAATCCCAACAGCTAGAGGATTtcgaacaacaacaacaacaaaacatTCCAAAGCCAAAAG AGAAGGATGAGGTGGTGCCATTTGCAGTGGGGGAGACGGCGAGGGGCTGTAACATTTTCGAAGGGGAGTGGGTGTACGACGAGGAGAGGAGACCGCAGTACGAGGAGAAGGAGTGCCCTTACATCCAGCCCCAGCTGACTTGCCTGGTCCACGGCCGCCCGGACACCGGCTACCAGCACTGGCGATGGCAGCCCCATGGCTGCTCTCTTCCCAG CTTCAATGCCACTCTAATGCTCGAAATGCTCCGAGGGAAGCGGATGATGTTTGTCGGGGATTCCTTGAATCGCGGACAGTATGTATCTTTGATCTGTCTCCTGCATCGAATCATTCCTGAGAGTGCCAAATCCATGGAAACTTTCGACTCACTTACTGTCTTCAAAGCTAAG GATTACAATGCTTCAATCGAATTCTATTGGGCTCCTTTTCTTGTTGAATCCAACTCCGACAACGCCGTCATACACAGGGTTGCAGATAGAATTGTTCGAACGGGGTCAATCAACAAGCATGCTCAGCATTGGAAGGGAGTTGACATCTTGGTCTTCAATTCTTACCTTTGGTGGATGACAGGAATGAAGATGAAGATATT GCGAGGGTCCTTCGAAGGTGACATGAAGGAAATTTTAGAGATGGAAACGGAGGATGCGTATCGGTTAGCATTGAAGAGAATGGTGAAATGGGTGGAGAAGAACATAGATACTCACAAGAACAGGGTattcttcaccagcatgtcgccTACTCATACGAC GAGCAAGGAATGGGGTGGTGAGCCAGATGGGAACTGCTACAACCAGACAACTCCAATCAAGGATCCAACCTATTGGGGAAGCAGTTCAAGCAAAGGCATAATGCAAGTAATTAAGGAGGTGTTTAGTAAAGCGAAGGTGCCCATAACTCTCATCAACATCACTCAACTATCGGAGTATCGCAAGGATGCACACACACAAATTTACAAGAAGCAATGGAGTCCATTGACACCAGAGCAGCTTGCTAACCCGAAAAGCTATGCTGATTGTGTGCACTGGTGTTTGCCTGGACTGCAGGATACATGGAATGAGCTCTTGTATGCCAAGCTTTTCTTTCCCTGA